Part of the Athalia rosae chromosome 2, iyAthRosa1.1, whole genome shotgun sequence genome, TTCCCTGCAGGCGATCAAGAAATACATCGCAACTACGTACAAGGTGGACGCTGAGAAACAAGCCCCGTTCATCAAGAGGTACCTGAAATCCGCCGTAACCTCTGGTGCCCTGGTTCAGACCAAAGGCAAAGGCGCCTCTGGATCATTCAAAATCGCCGTTGCTAAGGCCGAAGCTCCGAAGCCAAAGGTTCAGCGTGCAGCAGCTAAACCTGCTGCCCCGAAGAAGAAACCAGCTGCTTCTACCGTTGCTACCACCAAAAAGCCTGCTGCGGCTAAAAAAGCAACTGTTGCCAAGAAAGCTAGCGCTGTTGTAGCTGTGAAGGAAAAACGCAAGCCTGCTAAGACTCCGGTGACCAAACCGCTGAAAGTAAAGACCCTCTCAAAAGCGAAAAAGGCCGCCAAGTCACCCACCAGCAAACCTAAGGTTCCGAAACCAAAAAAGGCGGTAGTTGCTGCAAAGGCCGCAAAACCAGCCGCCAAGAAGCCAGTCGCCGCATCCAAAAAGAAGTGAACAAGCACCACCACCACAACTTGTCTCTAACACCAAACAAGAACGCAAAATTCAAAACGGCCCTTTTCAGGGCCATCAATCTCATCATAGCAAAAGAATCAATCTGCATCTATCCTTCgggaataattgaatttcctACTTCCTTgatataacaattattatttcagcaAATTCGGTATTTCCAATCGTTGTAAACAAACGGAAAAAGTAATCATGAAATGATTTTACACTAATTGACAATTTCATTgttgaatttccaaattcaacGATTAAAATAAGGGTCGTATGAttgttatatatgtattccaAAAGCTCAGAGGACACAGCAGACTTCATAAGTGAATTCGTTGACTTGAACGCAGCGCCAGTCCTTGAGTCTCTGCAGACTGCGTCGTAAAATGTTTTGCGCATATGTCTTCAGCTTTTATTAGAAAGCAATCCAATGCTATTTGAATGCAGAGAAACAGCGTCTCTTTTATGCCGACATCTCAGAAGCTTCTATTCCGACCACTTATACCATTGATATATCGGGcgattcatttcaattaaaGATGAGGCTCGATGTGCAAAGAACGAAGAACGACACGAAACAAAGTTTCATGCAGACTTTATTGGGTTCGAAGGTAGCTAATATTTGtatgtttcagttttttcaaatttttcatcccgacaTCTGGAAGTTGGATTGATTCTCAGTAAAAGCCCGTGTGTCCTGAAATCCGTAACCTAGGACTTTCACATGCAAAATGATATTGGGTAAAAATATGGGATCCTGTTATTTGCAGGAGCGGTCACTTTTGAAATGTAGGGCGACCAAGAATGTGCACTGATTGGTCGATGGCTCAGTGGCTGCACAAGAGTGCCGTCCCATGTGAAGTACATACATTATTCCAACCAAAAAGGTATTCCAACAATGTTCTAACACATTCCACAAGTGCTACCTATACATAGCTagcgaattttttcccttgaATTTGCGCTAGTACTGACAGATCCATGAGTATCCATGTGCATTcaaattgaagagaaagacATGATCCTGTCTTTATTTTTAGACTATCAGCTTCCTGATCGGTGAGATCCGTGCAGCATATCGTGACATTTTTCCCGGCGACTCCCCGACTCTACCTACAATCGCTATTCCTGCTGTTGTCAATCGAACATGTGGTTAACGCActgatatgtataatgtatacatattggTGGGAGTAGCTGCCAACTGATAGCTGTATCGCGCCACACCGCCAAATGGATGAAGCACTGAGTAATCACACgtcacatacctatacagtaATGTTACCATGTTTAATGTCTACCTGTTAAGTCTTCTGAAACGCTCTACCGTTCGCAGGGCGCCGGTTTCAGATAATATTGTGCATACAAATAaaccatgtacgtacgtacgtcgccaATTTGACGACTGGGAGGAGCTTCTAAATACTTGATTGACTTCAATACCTAATCGAATTGTTAAACACATCAATTAAAAACAATACATCCGCATGCCGGTGCAGCTACTCGATATACATAGTCAAAGAACTCAACGAACAGTAAGTGAAGGCTATTGcatattattttctccataCTAATAAATCAACATCAAATTTTGCCGATTCTGTATTTGCTTTTtatatataacaataatataataccaAAATGTATATTCTCACTGCAGTTCAAATCTTCTTATCTCATTCTGGGTACGATGGGCATGAAACTTTAACAGTGCTTCATTCTACATTGTTAGTGCAAACAAAGGGTGCAACAATCTTTTTGTGatacaaaaaacgaaatacatATCGTGAAAGGATGTACTGTTCCTATCATTTACAGACAATGCAAGATATAATTTTATCTTAATGTTTCCACAAAGATGAATACTTGTTGCATGTCACTTGCTTGTCAGCAGTTGGAAGTTGTGGAACATATTCAAGTTATTTGATACTATTTTCGTAATTGTAACAAACTTACATAGGTGAGCTTACTAGTGATATACACTTAATTTTTAATCCACTGAGCACATAGAAtagataatattttctccagTCTCTAAGTTTAATCTGTGAGACACTAAGATCAAACGTTTTCCGCTGGAGTATATTAAAGAGGAGATGCACTGAATACAgcttatttcattatttcataagATGTGAAGCTTTTGTATTTGCTCCAGATACTTCATACAATTTTTGAGTGTATTGGTTTATCTGTTAGTGGATATGGATATCTAATCTTTATCACTATCAATATCTTATGTAAGGCCCTCCAACACGACAATATATATTGGGGTCCGAATTCTACAAGCTACTTCTATTTTTTAGTTTGCAACCGAGAAAAGTTAGCTACTTCTCCGTCACTGTCAAAGTAATTTTACAACTGTAGTAATATTCTGAAAACAGTGAAGTATCCATTGCATAAATTGgtttgttatatttatacaagtaTTACAAATCCATTCAATCATAATTTTAAACATTGGtgtcattttgcaattttagTCATGAGTCTGCCAACCCTATTTGAATATTACGCTTCATCCCAAGTGACCTCTGGACTGGTCCCAAAAGCAGATGGATTCTACctaaatgggaaaaaaattactttgtGCAGTGGATCTCTTCATTACTTTAGAGTTCCCCAAGAATACTGGAGAGACAGACTACGAAAATTCAGAGCAGCTGGTCTCAATGCAATTGAAACGTGAGTATCAATAACACTCAATAATGAGTTATCATCTATTCAGCTACTTTAATGCTCTGAAGAGTATACATTTCAGCCTCATTTGCTATTTCAGCACTACTTCACACTCAACTACAATATGAAATTTATCTCTTCCCTTACAATAAATGacaatttgttgaattttcagatATGTTCCCTGGAATTTGCACGAGCCTGTGAGAGATTCATATGACTTTGGAGATGGCAATAATGATTATTCAGATCTCCTTGATATTGTCAAGTTCATACAAACGGCCCAAGAAGAAGACCTATTTGTGATCGTTAGACCTGGACCTTACATTTGTGCAGAATGGGACTTTGGTGGACTTCCAAGGTAATGGCTCTCATCATATTATGTTCTGTCCAATAACATAAAACTCAAACAATTACTGCCCATTTTTAGCTGGCTCTTGAACGAGGACGGAATTAAGTTGAGAACCTCAGAACCTAAATTCATGAAACGAGTCACCAACTATTTCAGTAAACTCTTGCCGCTCTTCACTGATCTCCAGTTTACAAAGGGTGGATCAATAATTGCATTCCAGgtaaaatacctcgtgaaacGCTGTAATCCGGGATTATATATATTGACCATCACGACAAATTTGTACACATTTGAACAgtctaataatatttttcaattttttaggtCGAGAATGAGTATGGTTCGGTTGAATCGGATGGAACCGTTCCCGATATTGAGTATTTGAAAGCCGTGAAAAAACTGTATGAGGATCATGGCCTGGTTGAGTTATTTTTTACTGCAGATACACCAACCCTGCACAAGGATGCTGGAAGCCTTCCAGGAGTATTGCAAACTGCTACCTGCAAAATTTATCCAGATGCGGAATTATATTTACTGAAAGAGCTGCAACCTGATAAACCTTTAATGGTCATCGAATACTGGACTGGCTGGTTCGATCACTGGCTGGAGCCATACCATTCCATCGAGCCAGTTGATGGTAGCTAGAATTTGAATATTGACTTAGATTTCAAAATTACATGATCACATCTTATAAAACAGATAGTGTTATTCGAGCACCATAATCTTGGATTGGAGAATAATCTTTCTAATCGTGATCGTAATAACAATAAGACTTACTGATAACGATTTGTGTACCTTGACCATTGGGAGAAAGATCAATGTCatgtatgaatatattttacgtGTCAGAATTGATAACTGAAGGTTTGTTACATTCATGTTTTAGCTTATGCCGATCGactagaaaaaattttgaactttcCGTCATCCGTTAATTTCTACATGTTCCATGGAGGCACAAGCTTTGGCTTCATGAACGGAGCGAATGTGTTCACTCATTATCAGCCAGATGTAACAAGTTATGGTAAGATCGAAATTTAATACCTTCATAATgcttattaaaaatatttattattgtttttaatCCAAATAGAGTCCATGGTTTAACTCGATATGTTGTTAGCATTGTTGAGCGCTTTCTTTATTGAATTTGTAAGGAGCTTTTACTCTAAGAAATCGTTTTTAGATTACGACGCGCCAATATCAGAATCTGGAGATTACACGGAGAAATACTACAAGACTAAGGAGATTCTGGCGAAATTTCAAACTGTAAAAACTAAGTTACCAGAGCCGCCTGCAAAAACTCCAAAATATGCTTATTCTTCTATTAAGGCAATAGCTCatttggactttgaagatcTCCTTGCCCAAGTGGTATATATACCATCatatgttttattattattttttttaactttgtaCAATTGTTTTCAGACTTGTTTTATCCtgtttaataaattaaaaacctTCGTCCACGCAGGGTGCAGAGTTCAAAGTTAAGTTACCAAATGTGACAAACATGGAGAATTTGCCGATCAAAAATGGAAATGGTCAATCGTATGGATATATAAACTACAGAAAAAAAGTCTCACTGAACACAAAATCTACCCTAAAAATATCAGGCTATGTAACAGACACTGCCATGGTGCTTGTCGATGGAGAATTGAAGAGCAAGCCATTAGAATCTGTCGAAGATATAAACGGTTTTGGTTATTGGATGCAGAAGTGAGCTGCTACATTTTAATAGGGAAATCAAACAATGAGATCAACCCATGATGAAACGAATCTATTTTTCCAGAGATGCAGAGTTGACTATAAATTCAGACAAAGGAGGCAGCCAGACTTTGGATATCATTGTTGAAAATTGGGGACGTGTTAACTTTGGAGTGCTTTCTAACTTTGATCAAAGGAAAGGTTTGTGGCAAGGTCCAGTTTACCTTGATGGTAATGAGCTCAAAGATTGGGAAATCTATGCACTGGAGTTTACTTCTAAATGGGTGAAGTCATTGGAAAACTGGAAGCAAGGGCCTGCTACCAACAAAGTAGGGCCTACTGTTTCCAAATTTGTTTTGCGTTTAACCGAAGTCTATGACACGTTCATTGACTTGAGGAGCTGGTCCAAAGGGATAATATTTGTGAATGGCTTCAATCTGGGCAGATATTGTCACTTAGGACCGACCGGAACTCAGTATTTACCAGCACCACTGCTCACGAAAGGggaaaacgaaattttagTGTTTGATCACTTCCAATCAAA contains:
- the LOC105691450 gene encoding late histone H1-like, giving the protein MADKVASPVAASPAATSPATQTTPSKKAAAAAKAKQPRAKPAHPRTADMVTSAIQSLKERGGSSLQAIKKYIATTYKVDAEKQAPFIKRYLKSAVTSGALVQTKGKGASGSFKIAVAKAEAPKPKVQRAAAKPAAPKKKPAASTVATTKKPAAAKKATVAKKASAVVAVKEKRKPAKTPVTKPLKVKTLSKAKKAAKSPTSKPKVPKPKKAVVAAKAAKPAAKKPVAASKKK
- the LOC105691434 gene encoding beta-galactosidase-1-like protein 2, which codes for MSLPTLFEYYASSQVTSGLVPKADGFYLNGKKITLCSGSLHYFRVPQEYWRDRLRKFRAAGLNAIETYVPWNLHEPVRDSYDFGDGNNDYSDLLDIVKFIQTAQEEDLFVIVRPGPYICAEWDFGGLPSWLLNEDGIKLRTSEPKFMKRVTNYFSKLLPLFTDLQFTKGGSIIAFQVENEYGSVESDGTVPDIEYLKAVKKLYEDHGLVELFFTADTPTLHKDAGSLPGVLQTATCKIYPDAELYLLKELQPDKPLMVIEYWTGWFDHWLEPYHSIEPVDAYADRLEKILNFPSSVNFYMFHGGTSFGFMNGANVFTHYQPDVTSYDYDAPISESGDYTEKYYKTKEILAKFQTVKTKLPEPPAKTPKYAYSSIKAIAHLDFEDLLAQVGAEFKVKLPNVTNMENLPIKNGNGQSYGYINYRKKVSLNTKSTLKISGYVTDTAMVLVDGELKSKPLESVEDINGFGYWMQKDAELTINSDKGGSQTLDIIVENWGRVNFGVLSNFDQRKGLWQGPVYLDGNELKDWEIYALEFTSKWVKSLENWKQGPATNKVGPTVSKFVLRLTEVYDTFIDLRSWSKGIIFVNGFNLGRYCHLGPTGTQYLPAPLLTKGENEILVFDHFQSNSELSFLDYPILGEAKACE